One segment of Mycobacterium spongiae DNA contains the following:
- a CDS encoding PE family protein translates to MSYVVAVPEALVEAATDLRGIESALSAANSAAAAPTALVLAAGGDEVSAAIAALFSGHAAEYQALSSQMAGFYEQFVQALASAGGSYAGAEAANVALHNVEHDVLALINAPTQTLLGRPLIGNGANGTALGQAGGDGGLLFGNGGSGGPGGDGGDAGLIGNGGAGGAGFSPTGATGAAGGAGGAGGRGGWLFGHGGNGGIGGTGGSDGSGAAGSGGMGGNGGAGGAAGLFGAGGAGGNGGAAGNGAGGAGDAGGVGGDGAVGGDGGWLFGNGGHGGYGGQGGTGDALGSRGDGGNGGDGAAGGSGGWLFGDGGSGGDGGNGGLGGFIDGGDGGDGGDGAVGGTGGSLFGDGGSGGDGGRGGLVAGGNDVDGGNGGNGGNGAAGGNGGAVSGDGGSGGTGAHGGNAGDGNNSGVGGTGGTGGIGAVGGAGGALFSDGGDGGTGGRGGNGGFGGAGGGKGGDGGDGAGGGTGGLLSGNGGNGAGGGDGGRGGDGNPGKGGAAGNGGGGGDGAAGGSGGQLSGNGGNGGNGGRGGSGGFAGRGNGGDGGNGGNGAAGGTGGQLSGDGGDGGDGGHGGSGVDGGTDAGGGNGGTGGSAQLIGNGGNGGAAGAGMPTGAIGSGGTGGQLFGTPGTPG, encoded by the coding sequence CCGACGGCGCTGGTGCTGGCCGCCGGTGGTGATGAGGTATCAGCGGCTATCGCGGCGCTATTTTCGGGCCACGCCGCGGAATACCAAGCACTCAGCAGCCAGATGGCCGGGTTTTATGAGCAGTTCGTGCAGGCCTTAGCCAGCGCAGGAGGTTCCTATGCGGGAGCCGAGGCCGCCAACGTTGCGCTGCACAACGTCGAGCACGATGTGCTGGCGTTGATCAACGCGCCCACCCAGACGTTGTTGGGGCGCCCGCTGATCGGCAACGGCGCCAACGGGACGGCGCTCGGGCAAGCCGGCGGCGATGGCGGTTTGCTGTTCGGCAACGGCGGGAGCGGCGGACCCGGCGGCGACGGCGGTGATGCCGGGCTGATCGGTAACGGCGGGGCCGGCGGGGCCGGCTTCAGCCCGACCGGCGCCACGGGTGCGGCCGGTGGCGCCGGGGGCGCCGGTGGGCGCGGCGGATGGCTGTTTGGTCACGGCGGCAACGGCGGTATCGGCGGCACCGGTGGCAGTGATGGCAGCGGTGCCGCCGGATCCGGCGGCATGGGCGGCAACGGTGGTGCGGGTGGCGCCGCCGGGCTGTTTGGCGCCGGCGGGGCCGGGGGCAACGGCGGAGCGGCCGGCAACGGAGCGGGCGGCGCCGGCGACGCCGGCGGCGTCGGTGGCGACGGCGCTGTGGGTGGCGACGGCGGGTGGCTGTTCGGCAACGGTGGCCACGGAGGTTACGGCGGCCAGGGCGGCACCGGCGACGCTCTCGGCAGCCGAGGCGACGGCGGCAATGGCGGCGATGGCGCGGCTGGCGGAAGCGGCGGCTGGCTGTTCGGCGACGGCGGCAGCGGCGGCGACGGCGGCAACGGCGGTCTGGGCGGCTTCATTGATGGCGGCGACGGCGGCGACGGCGGCGACGGCGCTGTCGGCGGCACCGGCGGTTCGCTGTTTGGCGACGGCGGCAGCGGCGGCGACGGCGGGCGCGGCGGCTTAGTCGCCGGCGGCAATGACGTCGACGGCGGAAATGGAGGCAACGGCGGCAACGGCGCTGCCGGCGGCAACGGCGGGGCGGTGTCTGGCGACGGCGGCAGCGGCGGCACCGGCGCGCACGGCGGCAACGCCGGCGACGGCAACAACAGCGGCGTGGGCGGCACCGGCGGCACCGGCGGCATCGGGGCCGTCGGCGGCGCGGGCGGGGCGCTGTTCAGCGACGGCGGCGACGGCGGCACCGGTGGGCGCGGCGGCAACGGCGGTTTCGGCGGCGCCGGCGGCGGGAAAGGCGGTGACGGAGGCGATGGCGCCGGCGGCGGGACCGGCGGACTGCTGTCCGGCAACGGCGGCAACGGCGCTGGCGGCGGCGACGGCGGGCGCGGCGGCGACGGCAACCCCGGCAAGGGTGGCGCCGCAGGCAATGGCGGCGGCGGCGGTGATGGCGCCGCCGGCGGGAGCGGTGGGCAGCTGTCCGGCAATGGCGGCAACGGCGGCAACGGCGGCCGCGGCGGATCCGGCGGCTTCGCCGGCCGGGGCAACGGCGGCGACGGCGGCAACGGCGGCAACGGGGCCGCCGGCGGGACCGGTGGGCAGCTGTCTGGAGACGGCGGCGACGGCGGCGACGGCGGGCACGGCGGCAGCGGCGTTGACGGCGGCACCGATGCCGGCGGCGGTAACGGCGGCACCGGCGGCAGCGCTCAACTGATTGGCAACGGCGGCAACGGCGGCGCCGCTGGCGCTGGCATGCCGACCGGGGCCATTGGCAGCGGCGGCACCGGTGGGCAGCTCTTCGGCACACCCGGAACGCCTGGGTAG